CGCCGCACGATGGCGGCCCCAATCCCCCGGCTACCACCGAGCACCAGCACCGACTTGTCTTTGAATGCTGACATGCACTCACCTCGCAATTAATGTAGCGAGTAATACATAATAGATTTCGCCTGCCGTCAAGAGTTTTGTAACTATGACTACAGAAACCCCCCGGGCCCGCGGCCGGCCGCGGGCGTTCGACCCGGACCAAGCGGTCGCCACCGCGCAGCAGCTGTTCCATGCGCGCGGCTACGACGCACTGAGCGTGGCCGACCTCACCCAGGCACTGGGCATCAACCCGCCCAGCTTCTACGCCGCCTTCGGCAGCAAGGCCGGCCTGTACGCGCGCATCCTCGACCGCTATGCGCAGACCGGGGCCATCCCGTTGCCCCAGATCCTGGACACCGCCCGCCCGCTGGCGGACGCCCTGGCCGACGTACTGGAGCAGGCCGCCCGCTGCTACGCCGCAGACCCCGTCGCCACCGGCTGCCTGGTGCTGGAAGGCACGCGCAGCAACGACGCGCAGGCACGCGAGGCCGCCTGCAGTTTTCATGTCGCAGCCCAGGAGTTGATTCGCTCCCACATCGCCAAGCAGTGCCCGCATGACGCAGACCGGCTGGCGGATTTCGTCAGCACCACCATGGCCGGGCTGTCCGCCAGCGCCCGGCATGGGCAGAGCCTGGAGCGTCTGTTGGCGAGTGCGCGCTTGGCGGGGGAGGCGCTTCGGGTGGCGCTACGCGGAATTGGGTGAGCGTGTCTGGCTTCCGCCATTGAGCGGTAGACCCTCGTTTAGTCAGAGCGCTTAGCGAAGACTGCTTGCAAAAAAAGCTCTCTCGCTGGATATTCCATATTCCGGAATATGGAATAAGGCGGTTCGGCTGTGGAACTGAAGCCCCAGGATCTGGTGGTGCTGT
The window above is part of the Xanthomonas cassavae CFBP 4642 genome. Proteins encoded here:
- a CDS encoding TetR/AcrR family transcriptional regulator; this encodes MTTETPRARGRPRAFDPDQAVATAQQLFHARGYDALSVADLTQALGINPPSFYAAFGSKAGLYARILDRYAQTGAIPLPQILDTARPLADALADVLEQAARCYAADPVATGCLVLEGTRSNDAQAREAACSFHVAAQELIRSHIAKQCPHDADRLADFVSTTMAGLSASARHGQSLERLLASARLAGEALRVALRGIG